In the Acetobacteroides hydrogenigenes genome, TATGTACTACGACGATAAGATAAAGGAGATCGACTTCCACATTGGTTCGCGCACCCGCGCCGGACTAATCGACTTGGTGGAAGAGCTCAAAATAAAGCGCGAGCTGGTGCTGGAGCATATTGAAAAGGTAAAGCAGCTACAGCAGGAAACCGAAAACAACGCCGGAATGAGCGAGCGCATCAGGCTATCGTACCAGCGCGGTTTTATGCGCGGCTTATCGGCCATTACGCAAACCAAAGTGATGAACATTACCCTATAACGCATAGCCAAGAGGCCCGCATTGCCGGCAACAGCGGGCAGCGGTTAACCTTTTGCTGATTAAAGCATAAATCGAATGAAAGATTGGTGGATAAAGCTGGGCTGCTACCTAACGGGGTACAACTACAGCATTGTAAAAAGTTCGAGCGAGGCCAGCGCCAAGGCGGTTAAGAAGTTCGCCTCTGCCCTGCTCATCATCAGCATGGTGTGGTGCTTTATAGGGTACGAGTTTACCAGCCACTACCTGCACGGCAGCACGTTAACCTCCATCATCGGGGCCATCATTATGGTGGTTATGGTGATCCAAATAGAGCGTCAAATTATCCTTACCATAGGAAAAAGCCGATCGGTTAAGCGATTCCGTATCATCATTGGTATCGTTATGGCCATCATCGGATCGGTTATTATAGACCAGGTAATGTTTAAGGATGATATCGAGCGCGAGCGCATAACCGTCGATCAGGAGAAGGTTAACAAGGCGATGATCTTTAAGACAAAGGAGATCAACGATCAGATCGCGCAGCTCGATACGTCGATTGCCCGTAAGGAGCGCGAGCGCATGAAGGCTATCGCCGAGATAACCAAGAACCCAACCATTACGGCCTACAATACGCAAACGCAAACCAAGGCCGACTCCAACGGACGAATGGTTACCGTTGGACGTACCATGACTACCCAATCGATGCCAAATCCTAAGATTGAGATGCTGGCACAGCTCGATGGGCAAATAAAAACGCTGCACGACCTAAAGGTTGCAAAGGAGAATAGCCTGCTAACGATACGGGCAACCGTCGAAAAGGAGGTAAAGGAGAACAAGCCGTTCCTCGAGGAGCTCTCCATTCTATTTAAAATTCTAATGTCGAGCCCAATTGCCTTTGTGGTTTGGGCGCTTATCTTCACCTTCTTCTTTTCGATAGAGCTCTTTGTGCTCTACTGCAAGTTTGGCGACGACAAGAACGACTACGACCGCACCATCATGCATCAGATGCAGATCCGCATGCAGATGATCGATAAGCTTAATCAGTAGATTTTTAAGGGCAGGACAACCTTGGTTGTCCAATAAAAGCAATGCAGCACCGATGGGGATTGGTGCTGCATTTTTTTTGGTCGTATAATTTTAAGCTCTAAGCTAAGCACATTGACACGGAAGTACAGATGTACTCAGAGATTATTCCATTAGCTTCTTTAACTTGTGAAATAGCTTCTCCTTTCTACGTCAACGCGCTATCGTGTAATCACGCCAAGCTCACCTACCGAGGTCCACTCCTTACCCTCCACCTCGTCGAGCGCAACGAACTTGAAGAAGCGAGCAACGGCTGGAGCATCGAACATTACCTCCTGCTTAATTGGGTTATGCTTGATGTTGGCAAACTCGCCCTTGCAGGCAGCCTTTTGCCAGGTTACACCATCGGTAGAGGTGTAAAACTCGTAGTGCATAGGCGTTCCGCTAATGTTACCATCGGTTCGGGGCGCATAGGTAAAGCCCTTAAGGGTTAGCGTTTCGCCTAAATCCACAACAATAGAGTGAGGATGCTTAGGAAGATTGGCGCCATCCCAAGGCGTATGCCACATCGACGATGATGCACCATCGATAGCGTTTACGGCAGGGAACGAGCCTTGTGCTGCGCTCGACGAAACCACCGTCCACTTAGCGGTGCAGATATCGAACGACTCCTGCTTAACCTCGCTAAACACGCTGTTGTTGTTGATGAACGTGCGTGCCTTTACAACGCCACCCTGTGGCAAAGCAAAAGGCTTATCGTAAAGGTTCGAAGCGGCAGTTGGCTCCGAGCCATCGGTAGTATACCTAATGTTCACCGTTTTCGATTCGCTGCTAATTTTTACATTTCCCTGCTTATCGCGCGAAATCACTGGATCGGCGAGCAGCTCCGGTGCCATAAACAATCCGATATTGCTAATATTGGGGATGTCGCGCGATTTAAGAATGCTCACGCGAATCTTCGATGCGGTAGTTGTTGGCAAACGCAGCAAGCGCTTGTAGCCAATGGTAGTACCACGGCCAACTTCCTTCCAAGCCCCGTTGATAAAGGCTTCTACAGCGAACTCTTCTACGCGTTGCCCTTTGGTAATATCCTCCTGAATCATGAAAACGTTAAACTCCGAAGGCCTAGCAAGCGAAAGCTCGGCTACAGCAGGAAGCATCTTCGGCGACCAATTGGTCTTCGCCGATTTGTCGATAGCACCGTTAGCCGCACCAGCCTTTGCCCCTACAGCAAGGTTGGTCTTAAAGGTAGCACTAATGTACTCGCCGAACTCCTTTAAGCGCTTCACATCGCTTTCTTGAATAAGCCCACGGGTATCGGGCGGTACATTCAGTAGTAGCACCGAGTTCATTCCTACCGAATTAAAGTAGATATCGACGAGCTTATTCAGCGACTTTACGCGCGAATCCTCTGCCTTATGGTAGAACCAGCCGGGACGAATGGAAACATCCACTTCCGAAGGCCACCAGAACACCTGATTAGCCTTAGCAAGCAGCTCGCGGCTTCCTAAATCGTTCTTCATTGCGTTAATACCCAGCTGTTGGTTAACAGCCGCACTCTCGTTGGTTCCTCCTGGATTTAGCACGGTGGTGCTCCACTCGGTAGGGCGACCGTAGCCGCTTTCGGTACCAACCCAGCGAACATCTTCGCCCGACACAGCCACAACAGCATTGGGCTGTAGCTTATGGATAAGCTGGTAGTACTCCTTCCAGCTATATTCCTGCTTTTTACCATTTGGCCCCTCGCCACAAGCACCGTCGAACCAAACCTCGTCTACCTTTCCGTAGTTGGTAAGAAGTTCGGTAAGCTGCTCCATAAAGAACTTATTGTAGCGGGGCGAATCGCCGTAGCACTCTGCATTACGATCCCAAGGCGAAAGGTAAACGCCAAACCTCATACCGTACTTGGTGCAGGCATCGCGTAGCTCCCTTACCACATCGCCCTTACCGTTTTTCCAGGGACTTGCAGCCACCGTGTGCTTGGTTACCTTCGATGGCCAAAGACAGAAGCCGTCGTGGTGCTTAGCGGTAAGTATTGCCATCTTAAATCCGGCATCTTTAAGCGATTTTACCCACTGGTCGGCATCAAAATGGGTAGGGTTGAACAGTTGGGGATCTTCTGTTCCGTGTCCCCATTCGAGGTTTGTAAAGGTGTTGATGGTAAAATGGAGAAAAGCGGTAAGCTCGAGCTCCTGCCATGCCTTTTGCTGAGGTGTTGGAACAACGCGTGCTGCCATCTTAACCTTCTGTTCGATAGTAGCATTAGCGGGGAACTTCACGCTCTTAACGTAGTAGTTCTCCTTTTGCTGAGCATAAGCTGTAATACTCAATAGCGCTGCAGCAAGTAGCAGCGCACTAGTTTTGGCTAACTTCATTAGATGTCGAGTTTTTGTCTACCTACAAATAAAGCTTTTTTAATGGTAAAGTTCCATACCAGATGCAGCTAGTTTCAAGACTAGTAGGTAGTTTAACATGCAAGCAAATACCCGTTACCGATAGCGTCAACGGACAAAAAAAAGGGTACCCGAAGGTACCCTTAGCTTGTTATGCTGCTGCAATGTTACTTTCCAATAACGTTGATTGCATTAAGATCAGCAAACGACTCCTTCAAACGAGCGATAACTGACTCTTCGCCCTTACGCAACCAAACGCGTGGGTCGTAGTACTTCTTGTTAGGAGAATCATCACCTTCTGGGTTGCCAAGCTGACCTTGTAGGTATGCTTCCTTAGCCTTGTAGTACTTAAGGATACCTTCCCAGAATGCCCATTGAATATCGGTATCAATGTTCATCTTAACTACACCGTACGAAATTGCTTCGTGAATCTTTTCCTTCTCAGAACCCGATCCACCGTGGAATACGAAGCTTACAGGTTGAGCTACTGTATTAAACTTCTTTTGGATGTACTCTTGAGAATCTCTTAGGATATATGGGCTAAGAACAACGTTTCCTGGTTTATATACACCGTGAACGTTTCCGAAAGAAGCAGCAATGGTGAAGTTAGGGCTAATCTTGCTTAGCTCTTCGTAAGCATAGGCAACCTCTTCGGGCTGAGTGTAAAGCTTAGAAGCATCAACATGGCTATTGTCTACGCCATCTTCTTCGCCGCCGGTAACACCAAGCTCAATTTCGAGGGTCATTCCCATCTTGCTCATACGGGCAAGGTACTTCTTCGAAATCTCGATGTTTTCTTCAAGAGACTCTTCCGACAAGTCTAGCATGTGCGAGCAGAAAAGTGGCTTTCCTTTTTCTGCGAAGAACTTTTCGCCAGCATCAAGCAAACCGTCAATCCAAGGAAGAAGCTTCTTTGCAGCGTGATCGGTATGAAGGATTACAGGTATTCCATAAGATTCAGCAACATTGTGAACGTGAAGAGCTGCCGAGATAGCTCCGGTAATGGCCGACTTTTGGCCATCGTTGCTAAGGCCTTTCCCTGCATAGAAAGAAGCACCGCCATTCGATACTTGGATGATTACAGGAGAGTTAACTTCACGAGCTGCTTCAAGAACAGCGTTTACAGTGTCGGTTCCAGTAACGTTAACCGCTGGAATTGCGAATCCTTTTTCCTTAGCATACGCATAAAGATCATGAACGTCAGAGCCGCTGATAACACCTGGCTTGAAATTGAAAGTTGCCATAATGGAATTTATTTTGATGTAATAAAAAACTGCTTTCTCCGAAAAGATGAAATCGAAAAGTGCAAAAATTACACGCTCAATTTCAACCATCAAAGGTATAACTATCAGCAATTGTAAACAAATCTATTTTAGTAAATTTACGTTGCGTGAAAACCAGAGTGAGGCTGTAACAACTAATTAGGGGGATTACCTCAACGGTATCCCCCTAATAAAATTATAGTGACGTGACATTTATAAGTTCGACAGAGCGCTAACCTACAAGGTTGTAAACAACGAGACAAAGACGTATAGCCAGTGGGCAAATACGCCCGCGCAAAGCCCTCCTATTGTATGCGAAAGCAGAGCCTTCGAAATTAACGGACGGTATCCCATAGAGTCGAGCATTGCAGTATGCGTGCTAAGGTAACCGCTCCAGCACATTCCCATTGCGGTAAATACGGCAATAGCGTTACCGTTAATAAAGCCCGACACCATAAACTGCTTTATAAGACCAAGCGCAGCACCAACTGCTCCTAGCGAAGTAATTGGGAACGCAACTAGCTCTGGATGCTCGAAGCCAAATAGCCACTCGAAAAACCAGCTTACCTTTCCAGCCAGATAAGGAAGCAAACGAACACCTTCGTAGGCCAAGCCCTGATACCCTACCTTAGGATCAGCAGGACCAAATGTTAGCAGCATTACTATCGTAGAGATAATCAACACCCCTG is a window encoding:
- the fbaA gene encoding class II fructose-bisphosphate aldolase gives rise to the protein MATFNFKPGVISGSDVHDLYAYAKEKGFAIPAVNVTGTDTVNAVLEAAREVNSPVIIQVSNGGASFYAGKGLSNDGQKSAITGAISAALHVHNVAESYGIPVILHTDHAAKKLLPWIDGLLDAGEKFFAEKGKPLFCSHMLDLSEESLEENIEISKKYLARMSKMGMTLEIELGVTGGEEDGVDNSHVDASKLYTQPEEVAYAYEELSKISPNFTIAASFGNVHGVYKPGNVVLSPYILRDSQEYIQKKFNTVAQPVSFVFHGGSGSEKEKIHEAISYGVVKMNIDTDIQWAFWEGILKYYKAKEAYLQGQLGNPEGDDSPNKKYYDPRVWLRKGEESVIARLKESFADLNAINVIGK
- a CDS encoding DUF4407 domain-containing protein, with product MKDWWIKLGCYLTGYNYSIVKSSSEASAKAVKKFASALLIISMVWCFIGYEFTSHYLHGSTLTSIIGAIIMVVMVIQIERQIILTIGKSRSVKRFRIIIGIVMAIIGSVIIDQVMFKDDIERERITVDQEKVNKAMIFKTKEINDQIAQLDTSIARKERERMKAIAEITKNPTITAYNTQTQTKADSNGRMVTVGRTMTTQSMPNPKIEMLAQLDGQIKTLHDLKVAKENSLLTIRATVEKEVKENKPFLEELSILFKILMSSPIAFVVWALIFTFFFSIELFVLYCKFGDDKNDYDRTIMHQMQIRMQMIDKLNQ
- a CDS encoding alpha-L-fucosidase; translation: MKLAKTSALLLAAALLSITAYAQQKENYYVKSVKFPANATIEQKVKMAARVVPTPQQKAWQELELTAFLHFTINTFTNLEWGHGTEDPQLFNPTHFDADQWVKSLKDAGFKMAILTAKHHDGFCLWPSKVTKHTVAASPWKNGKGDVVRELRDACTKYGMRFGVYLSPWDRNAECYGDSPRYNKFFMEQLTELLTNYGKVDEVWFDGACGEGPNGKKQEYSWKEYYQLIHKLQPNAVVAVSGEDVRWVGTESGYGRPTEWSTTVLNPGGTNESAAVNQQLGINAMKNDLGSRELLAKANQVFWWPSEVDVSIRPGWFYHKAEDSRVKSLNKLVDIYFNSVGMNSVLLLNVPPDTRGLIQESDVKRLKEFGEYISATFKTNLAVGAKAGAANGAIDKSAKTNWSPKMLPAVAELSLARPSEFNVFMIQEDITKGQRVEEFAVEAFINGAWKEVGRGTTIGYKRLLRLPTTTASKIRVSILKSRDIPNISNIGLFMAPELLADPVISRDKQGNVKISSESKTVNIRYTTDGSEPTAASNLYDKPFALPQGGVVKARTFINNNSVFSEVKQESFDICTAKWTVVSSSAAQGSFPAVNAIDGASSSMWHTPWDGANLPKHPHSIVVDLGETLTLKGFTYAPRTDGNISGTPMHYEFYTSTDGVTWQKAACKGEFANIKHNPIKQEVMFDAPAVARFFKFVALDEVEGKEWTSVGELGVITR